Genomic window (Rosa chinensis cultivar Old Blush chromosome 6, RchiOBHm-V2, whole genome shotgun sequence):
atatatatatatatatatatatatatatatatatataaaatcataAATGGTACCGGTGTTGCCATCACGTCATGCGTTGTATGGTTAATAAACAGTGTAGGGCACCATCAAATAGTGTTTGGTTCTTTGTTATGGCCTAACAACCGAATAAATTGTTAGCAACGAAAGAAAAACAACCACAACCAAATAGCTTGGTCTTTGTTTGCTATTTTGAGATAATACATGTCTAAATTTGAGAACATCACTTACTAAACATAGTCTCACTGTTTGAGTGTTCAAATTTTTAGTCAGCTTTCAGTTGGTGCTTCTAAAGATAGATACAGAGGGAGAGGGCCTATAAATGCCTAGCTATTCTTTTAAAATAGTATAAGATGCATTCCTAAATCCGACTTAGCcattccaaaaaaataaaataataataaataaataaatcaaataaataaaaagtaaaataaaaatctagTACATAGAAAGATGTCTATGGGATTGAGCTCGCCAAACATGGACACCGCAAGGAGATTGGAGGCTATTCTTCTCGTAGGCTTAGTTTTTCTCGCTTGCGCGGCCAATGGTGCATCCCGTCGACATCTTTTTGAGGTTGGTGCACCTCGTCGGAGCCTCACTGATACTACGAACCGAAAAGTATTCGACGTCACAGCCTTCGGTGCTAAGCCCGAAGCCGGCGATTCAAAAGGACGCAAAATGAGAGAGCTTCCCGGCGGTGGAGATATAGATGCTCCTCTACCACAACTTCCCGTTGCTGGTGGCGGCGACTCCGGCAGCGATGATGGGAATGATGACGGTTCGAATCCCGATGCTGACAATGATACTGGAATGGTGAGTTTTCTAGCTAGAGAGAATAATAGCATTGAATTTCAAAAATGTACCTGTTCAATAATCCAAATGTTCGATCAGTCTAACAATTTAACGGTGGATCGTGTTTCTGCACGTACAttttatgcatgtgatgatgaAAATTAAATTCCTCATAATAAATTGCAGGCATTCATTAAAACGTGGGTGGCCGCATGCAGGGGAGAGTACAAGGGTCCAGCAAAGGTTCTTATTCCAAAAGGCACATTTTTGGCCGGACCTGTTGTGTTCCAAGGGCCATGCACCAGCTCCAAGGAGCCAATCGTTTTGGAAATTCAGGGAGAAGTGAAAGCCACCACCGATTTGAGTGATTATTCCTCTCCTGAATGGATCTCGTTCGAAAATATTGACGGTTTGATTGTCACCGGTGATGGAGTTATCAATGGCCAAGGCGAGAAAACATGGAACGGTGCCGGCTGCCATAGCGACGACTGCCCTCATTCCCCATCCGTAAGATCCATTGCCCTAGCTAGCTCCATCCATAACCAATTTATTTCGGTGTAAATGCGTACAACCTAGACGCATTTTATTTATATGCTGGTTTGTTGTGAATGCAGAACATAAAATTCCAGAAGGTTAAGAATGCACTTATCGAGGGGATCACATCCTTGAACAGCAAGTACTTTCATTACCACATCACCGACTCCAGCAACGTTACCATGGACAATGTGCACATTACTGCCCCTGGCGATAGCCCTAACACAGACGGATGCCACATCAGTAATTCCGACAACGTCAAAGTGATCAACAGCATCATCGGAACCGGGGACGACTGCGTTTCAGTCGGCCAGGGCGCCCGCCAAGTTACCATCAACAACGTTACTTGCGGCCCTGGCCATGGCATCAGGTACGTACCTAACTAACTAGCTGATTATAATATTGCACGTATGCATTTAATTTGTATTTATTCAGTACGTTCTTGATCGAAGATAATTTGATCGCAGTGTTGGAAGTCTTGGTAAGTACAAGGACGAACAGCCCGTAGTCGGTGTCACCGTGACCAATTGCACATTGTCGAACACAACCAACGGCGCCAGAATCAAAACTTGGGCCGGGCCGAACAGAGGAGAAGCAAGAGGAATTATATTCGATAACCTCGTCTTGGACCATGTGAAAGCCCCAATTGTCATCGATCAACACTATGGAGAAAAGAAAAGTGGGGGAGACAATAAAAATGCGGTAATTAATTCAGTAATTCAATTCTAGTTTCTTCAAATTCATTATTTCCGCTACTTTGGATCTCTCGACCAATCTAGTTTCCGATCTGATAATGATGTTTCTTTCGTTAACAGAAGGATCCAAACTCCGGAAAGCAATCCCTATATAAGCTCAGTGATATTCACTTCAGAAACATTAAGGGCACCTCGTCGCACAACGTTGCCGTGTCACTATCATGCAGCGCTACAAACCCTTGCGACGGGGTTGAATTGAATAACATCGACATTGCCTTAGGAGGAGCCGGCACCGCCAAAAAAACAGACGTTGCATCGGAATGTTACAACGCAAAGGTTACTACTAAGGGCACAATGAATCCAGCAGCACCAGCCTGCCAATAAGTAATTCGATTGGAATATCTTCTGTGTACAAGATTTCAGTATACTtcatctaaacaaagaaaaaaaaaagatatgtaAAAATACACATCTACTGTATTAACTATTCTTAATTagatctttctctctctgccgTCTCTATGTGTATATATAGACATTGTACGTACACATATAGTACCCTCAAGTCATCGCATTGGGTTATGGCTATTCCTCATTGAATATTGACCAAGAAGAATAGAGATCGAATGGCCAAGATTATTAGTATTTATGTCTTTCTAATTTGATATTCCAAACTAACAAAAATTCGACAAGGGGCACCTAGTTGCCTACACAATTAGATGATGTACGGCACAAATTAATCGTATAAAGAAGTTGGCACTAGCATAAGAGAATGCTAACGTTATTTGACTTGAACAAAAATTCCAAATTTATAtgagtgttttttttctttttgagaaaataaaccatctattaataaccaaacaTGTTACATATCATTCGATCCAACGAGAGGGACAAACATGAGCTAATTTAAAAAGCTCAACCCCAACGCAATTTAACCTATAACCAGACCTATGTATAACAATACAACCCCGCCACCAGCATTTAGATGAACTGTTTCCACCCGTTCAGACATCGCGTCCCAAAACaaccagaccacgtgtaagggtgattcaccatcacgCTGATAACCAGAAAGCACCAACAAACGCTCAGAAACACCAAAACAACCAAGACACCAAACAAAGACAACGACACTACCTAGAAACACCCAAACCCTCGCTCacaagaggagggacttatttAAACAGtacaacaaaaaaccaaacaagGAAAAACTAAGCAAATCGAAAGCAAAAGATCACCAGAGAGACCCAAGAACAAAAGCCCAAAAGGGTCACCAAAGAGATCACTCAGGCCCATCTTCTTGGTTTGGACCAGTCCACCACTCCTCCCAGACCCGTCAAACACCACAGTAAGGCCACATTCCGGCCAACCACATCGCCGCGTCGCCACAATCTGCACCATCTCCGCGATCCAAACAGCCGAGCCACGCTGGCGCAACCTGCATCACCACGGAAACGCCATCCCCGAGCCAGGCCTCGCAATCCCCATCGCCATTGAGCAAGACCCATGGCGCCGTCGATCGAAGAAGCCATCTGCGGGGATCAGATGATCAGTAAATCAACCTATGCCGCACGACCATCGCCCTCGCCACCATCCTAGCCAAACCATCTGACGAACTGGAGAGAATCCCTTAAACGAAATCCTTGGGCAGTAGATCTCCCGTCCGGCAGCAACCCCAAAACGACGGCGAGGCCGGACATCCGGGCGCTGCCGGATGAGAACAATAATTGCAAGCGGAGAGACCGGCCTAgggtttcagagagagagagagaaatttatATGAGTGCTAGTGATGTCTTAGTTTTGAATAACCCATCCCCATAAGAACAAAAAATCTATTTAAGagcaaaaaatggaaaaaagtaAAAGGAATATTATTAGTGAAGTATTGCCTTTTGCGTTTGTTCTTTTAGCTTCCTTGTATCGATCATCATACAAGaccaaattaaacaaaatgGCATATCGTAATCCCGTACGTAATAGAAGTTATATTCATCGACTAAGATAAAAGAGACCACTCCAGCACCAATCGGCACGAACAAGGAATATTAATTAGTTATCAACGTCATCAATTTCTTAGCTTGTGGGTGGGAATTCCTATATATCTAACTTGATATGTAAAATATGTCCTCTTGCTCCAGGTGTTAATTTATCAAACACAAGATCACCGATATCGTTGAGCTCGATCGAATGCCCAAACAATAATGTCTGATCAGCATGAAGACATTTATCAGAAGACTTTGGCTTCTTCTCTGCAAAGCCATACTAGTTCTTGGAGAAAATTCTCAGAGGCCGATTTTGTGCTAGGGTTACCATTAGAGATGAGCTGGGAAATGGTGGAAGAGCTGACTCATGGGTTCAGAAGCAGAATTCCGGCCTATGAGAATGGCGAATACTTACCGTATGAGGGATTGCAACCTGTTAATGGTACCCGGGTGACGGTAAAGAGATACACCAGAGAGTGGCATACTattcttcaaaaagaaaagaaagcagCCTTGTCTATGCGCCACAAAAATATACTTCGGCTGATTGCTTTTTACGATGGTGAAAATACGACTGTCCTGGCATTTCCATTTACTATAAGAGGGCCGTTACACACAAATCTCTATGGTAATCTTTACTTGATCAAGTTTATGAATGTTAAATTTGTAAGGATTGTGCTGTGTATGTATGATGTTAGCTATATGATCAATTAGCACAAACTATATATGCAGGATCAATGGGGAAACAGTTGAAACTGAAATTTCAAGAAAAGTTGAAGATAGCTATAGATATTGCTCGAGGGCTTCGATACATGCATGAAGAATGTCCTCAAGGTCCCATAGTCCATGGCAATTTGCTCATAACCAACATTTTTCTGAGAAATGACTTACGCCCGATGGTGAAATTTTAACACGAATCATGTTTATTTGAATTACATTAAGTTGAATTAATTATTGATGTTTTTGTAATTGATGAATCTGCTTAATTTGTTATAGATCTCTGGTTTTGGGCAAGCTACCTGGCTTCATCTTAAGCAAACAAAGCCAAACTCCAACCAAAAGTATAGCTTAATTAGTACACTGATCATGTATATATAGTAGTACTTAGTTGTTAAAATGAATTAACTAAGCAGTATATATGGtgttaattaattaatgaaGGTGCTCACTTCGGGATCATTTGGACCGCGAAGCAATGGCTCTAGTGAAATTCGACATCCAATCCTATGGAGTCTTGCTGTTGAGGCTCTTCTGCAAAAGGTCTACCACACTGCAGGACGACAGAACTTTGACCGAGTGGGTTAGTAATCACTGATATTCAATCACAACTACAAGGTTAATTACTCAATTattagttaattaatcactGCTAATTGAATATACATAGGCTCGTCCGTTGTTGATGAAACGAGCGTTCCACGAACTATTAGATGAAGATTGGGAAGATGTAGACATGCATGAAATGTTTAGAGTGATGTGCACCGCATATCAGTGCACAATGTCTAGGCCAGATATGAGACCATGCATAAGCGAGGTAACTAATTAATTAGTCATCAACATTAGCAATATCTATAATTTAAAGGACAAAATGTGCTGATTGCTCTCTTGTGTTTTCAGATTATATCTTATCTCAAAGGAGAGAATTTTTGTGTGATGCAAACATCTCCATCTGATAGCATTCGATAAGACTAAAAGACGAAGCAAGTCGATATCATGCTGCATGCGCAGGACTACACACACTGGCGATCCAATGTTCTTAATCTTCTTGTTAAAATGTTTGAAGTATTGCGCGCCtttcatgcatatatatgtatatagacCTAGGGATGATTGAAATAAGCATGTTCTCTTATTTGAAAAATGGGCGCCTGGTTTCAACCAGGTTGATCGTCTGATATCGAATTAGTAGATCAACCTAGCCAGCTTGTGAAATTTGATCCTCGATCGTCtatttagctttcttttttatttgtccTCGACCGAAGtcttttcttgattgttctggcTAAGCAAATGAGCGATGTTGTACCATTTCCATTAAGTTTAATTGCTTTTTCCCCAGAGCCacacaattaaatatgatataaTCTCCTCCAATATCTATTTGAAAAAATTCCAAGGAAGAAAACTAATGAGATGAAATACACGATATCagcacaaaacaaaaaagacagCAGATAGATTCCTTAACAAGGCAGACGGTATATTCCTCTTCCCATGCCAATGCAATGACGACCCCTTTCCTTGTTCTTGTTGAATGACCCTGGAGGtttaccaaaagaaaacaaattgaacTTCTTTCCTGTTGTTTTTCAGGTCGAATCTttcttgtgtagaaatatctccGCCTTCAGCCAAAGGGTTCTTATAATTTTTGGTACCtataataaaaacaaattaaaagtttTCCGGCCACGACAAAGATCGGAGAACTACTGGAACGAGGAACTACAGAAACGACAACGGTTCCAAGCTAGCAGAAGCATCCAGTTCTGGCTACAGCATCTCCGCACATGTTTTCCTGCCTACACACTTACGTATTTGGATGCATGGATGGATTGTCCATTTGTCCACCTACTGATCGATCAGGATCTATTATTGAGTAATtagttgaaaaggaaaagagaattgATCAACATGGTGGAGATTTCCGGCCTACGTTCTAGGTGCACATGGAACTGGTCTATATTATTTAATCTTAAAGTCTTAAACTGCAATACTGCATGCATCCACCAGCCACTAAATTCTCTGGTGTGGACTTGTGGCCTAAACACATATACATTAAGTTGGGATAAATGAGTTCATTCGATCCCTAGCTATATATTTCATATACTGTGTTGCTAGCTAGCTTGAATGCTTGATCTCTTATGGCATGTACGTGACTATATTGTAATCTGAATTTTAGTCCCTCTTTTACTATGAAGT
Coding sequences:
- the LOC112168933 gene encoding exopolygalacturonase clone GBGE184, with protein sequence MSMGLSSPNMDTARRLEAILLVGLVFLACAANGASRRHLFEVGAPRRSLTDTTNRKVFDVTAFGAKPEAGDSKGRKMRELPGGGDIDAPLPQLPVAGGGDSGSDDGNDDGSNPDADNDTGMAFIKTWVAACRGEYKGPAKVLIPKGTFLAGPVVFQGPCTSSKEPIVLEIQGEVKATTDLSDYSSPEWISFENIDGLIVTGDGVINGQGEKTWNGAGCHSDDCPHSPSNIKFQKVKNALIEGITSLNSKYFHYHITDSSNVTMDNVHITAPGDSPNTDGCHISNSDNVKVINSIIGTGDDCVSVGQGARQVTINNVTCGPGHGISVGSLGKYKDEQPVVGVTVTNCTLSNTTNGARIKTWAGPNRGEARGIIFDNLVLDHVKAPIVIDQHYGEKKSGGDNKNAKDPNSGKQSLYKLSDIHFRNIKGTSSHNVAVSLSCSATNPCDGVELNNIDIALGGAGTAKKTDVASECYNAKVTTKGTMNPAAPACQ
- the LOC112168746 gene encoding probable receptor-like protein kinase At1g80640; translated protein: MSDQHEDIYQKTLASSLQSHTSSWRKFSEADFVLGLPLEMSWEMVEELTHGFRSRIPAYENGEYLPYEGLQPVNGTRVTVKRYTREWHTILQKEKKAALSMRHKNILRLIAFYDGENTTVLAFPFTIRGPLHTNLYGSMGKQLKLKFQEKLKIAIDIARGLRYMHEECPQGPIVHGNLLITNIFLRNDLRPMISGFGQATWLHLKQTKPNSNQKCSLRDHLDREAMALVKFDIQSYGVLLLRLFCKRSTTLQDDRTLTEWARPLLMKRAFHELLDEDWEDVDMHEMFRVMCTAYQCTMSRPDMRPCISEIISYLKGENFCVMQTSPSDSIR